In Mycobacterium sp. JS623, one genomic interval encodes:
- a CDS encoding Dps family protein, whose translation MTEFTIPGMSEKDGNKIADLLQKQLSTYNDLHLTLKHVHWNVVGPNFIGVHEMIDPQVELVRGYADEAAERIAALGKSPQGTPGAIIKDRTWDDYSVERDTVQAHLAALDLVYTGVIEDTRKCIDALEDLDLVSQDMIIGHAAELEKFQWFVRAHLENAGGQLANQGARTERAAATKAKKKAPVK comes from the coding sequence ATGACTGAGTTCACCATCCCCGGCATGTCCGAGAAAGACGGCAATAAGATCGCCGACCTGCTGCAGAAGCAGCTCAGCACGTACAACGATCTGCACCTGACGCTCAAGCACGTGCACTGGAACGTCGTCGGCCCGAACTTCATCGGCGTACACGAAATGATCGATCCGCAGGTCGAACTAGTCCGCGGATACGCCGACGAAGCCGCTGAACGCATTGCGGCGCTTGGTAAGTCGCCGCAGGGCACACCCGGCGCGATCATCAAGGACCGCACCTGGGACGACTACTCCGTCGAGCGAGACACTGTGCAGGCGCACCTGGCCGCGCTGGATCTTGTCTACACCGGCGTGATAGAGGACACCCGCAAATGCATCGACGCGCTCGAGGATCTTGACCTGGTATCGCAGGACATGATCATCGGTCACGCCGCTGAGCTGGAGAAGTTCCAGTGGTTCGTGCGTGCGCATTTGGAGAACGCCGGCGGTCAATTGGCCAACCAGGGCGCGCGGACCGAACGGGCCGCCGCAACCAAGGCCAAGAAGAAGGCACCTGTCAAGTAG
- a CDS encoding DNA-3-methyladenine glycosylase family protein, with translation MDSAVSFDGPASPALTLAPLRRGRGDPCYHDDADGAIWRTSLMRSGPVTARITKSATNVVDCEAWGTGATEFVESLPALLGAHDDASGFTPTEPTIAAAHRSVPHLRLGRTGRVLEALIPAILEQRVYGMDARRAWRALVTKFGSPAPGPAPAHMRVPPPGDVWRRIPSWEFHRANVDPGRARTIVGCAQRADSLERLTGRAPQDARTALMSLPGVGIWTAAETAQRAFGDADALSVGDYHLAAMVGWRLLGQAIDDPAMEELLEPLRPHRHRAVRLLEVTGRAHAPRRAARQAIPKLRAL, from the coding sequence GTGGATAGTGCGGTCAGCTTCGACGGACCGGCCAGCCCAGCGCTGACCCTGGCGCCGTTGCGCCGCGGCCGCGGTGACCCGTGCTACCACGACGACGCCGACGGTGCGATCTGGCGGACCAGCCTGATGCGCAGCGGACCCGTCACCGCGCGAATCACCAAGTCGGCGACAAACGTCGTCGACTGTGAGGCATGGGGTACGGGCGCAACGGAATTCGTTGAATCGCTGCCCGCGTTGTTGGGTGCCCACGACGATGCGTCGGGCTTCACGCCAACGGAGCCGACCATCGCTGCCGCGCACCGGTCGGTGCCGCACCTGCGGCTGGGCCGCACGGGACGGGTACTCGAGGCGTTGATCCCCGCCATCCTCGAGCAACGGGTGTACGGCATGGACGCACGCCGCGCATGGCGCGCATTGGTGACCAAGTTCGGCTCGCCTGCACCGGGTCCCGCTCCTGCCCACATGCGGGTACCGCCGCCTGGTGACGTGTGGCGGCGCATCCCGTCCTGGGAGTTCCATCGCGCCAACGTCGACCCCGGTCGGGCCCGCACCATCGTCGGTTGTGCGCAGCGGGCGGATTCGCTGGAGCGGCTGACCGGCCGGGCACCGCAGGACGCCCGCACGGCGCTGATGTCGCTGCCCGGCGTTGGCATATGGACGGCCGCCGAGACCGCTCAACGGGCATTCGGCGACGCCGACGCGCTGAGCGTCGGTGACTACCACCTCGCCGCCATGGTCGGCTGGCGGCTTCTCGGCCAAGCGATCGACGACCCCGCGATGGAGGAGTTGCTCGAGCCGCTGCGGCCGCATCGCCACCGTGCCGTGCGACTGCTCGAGGTCACCGGACGTGCACATGCCCCCCGGCGGGCGGCCCGCCAGGCGATACCGAAGCTGCGCGCGCTCTAG